A genomic window from Shewanella vesiculosa includes:
- a CDS encoding DcaP family trimeric outer membrane transporter, which produces MRKQKLSLYVASALLAMSGGAHAATDMTFGGYIKADVMFSDYGNGAPESGSLSRQFYVPGTIYGTSGNGQQVVDFQARESRFNFKTVTDVDGHKLTGFIELDFMTHTDGNERVSNSYSPRIRHAFVSYDNWTVGQTWTTFQNPGALPENLDFVGAAEGTPFVRQSQLRYTSGNWQFSIENPETTVTPFGGGGRITSGSGVVPDFVGRYNFSAASGSAFSVAAIVRQLDLEQVVGATQYDTSELGYGVSFAGVIPLGKDDIKFTATYGEGLGRYMALNYANAGVLDSNGEIQAIKSYGGFVAYRHWWSEQWRSSLTVSGFTADNDIALTGGAVNKEAYSGYVNLLYSPSKPLTFGVEYMHALNEREDGFDGDLNRIIFSAKYAI; this is translated from the coding sequence ATGAGAAAGCAAAAGCTAAGTCTTTATGTTGCAAGCGCTTTGTTAGCGATGAGTGGGGGAGCTCATGCTGCAACCGATATGACCTTTGGTGGCTACATTAAAGCCGATGTAATGTTTAGTGATTATGGCAATGGGGCGCCAGAATCTGGTTCGTTGTCACGTCAGTTTTATGTGCCAGGGACTATTTATGGGACATCTGGAAACGGCCAGCAAGTTGTCGATTTTCAAGCGCGGGAATCACGTTTTAACTTTAAAACAGTTACTGATGTTGATGGCCATAAACTCACAGGTTTTATTGAACTTGATTTTATGACCCATACTGACGGTAACGAGCGAGTCTCTAACAGTTACTCTCCTCGTATACGTCATGCATTTGTCAGTTATGACAATTGGACAGTCGGTCAGACTTGGACCACGTTTCAAAATCCAGGCGCCTTACCGGAGAATCTAGATTTTGTCGGTGCCGCTGAAGGAACACCTTTCGTTAGACAATCACAACTACGTTATACCAGTGGTAATTGGCAATTTTCAATTGAAAATCCTGAAACGACTGTAACACCGTTTGGCGGTGGAGGCCGAATCACCAGTGGTAGCGGCGTTGTTCCGGATTTTGTCGGACGTTATAACTTCAGTGCTGCTAGTGGTTCTGCATTTTCAGTAGCTGCTATTGTAAGACAATTAGATTTAGAGCAAGTTGTTGGAGCAACCCAGTACGATACTTCTGAGTTAGGTTATGGTGTTAGCTTTGCCGGTGTTATACCTTTAGGTAAAGATGATATTAAATTTACCGCAACTTATGGGGAAGGGTTAGGGCGTTATATGGCGCTTAACTATGCTAATGCTGGTGTGCTTGATTCCAATGGTGAGATCCAAGCGATTAAATCCTATGGTGGTTTCGTCGCATACCGTCATTGGTGGTCAGAACAATGGCGTTCTAGCTTGACGGTTTCAGGTTTCACTGCAGACAATGATATTGCACTTACTGGCGGGGCTGTTAATAAAGAAGCTTATTCTGGCTATGTTAACTTACTATACTCGCCTTCAAAGCCACTCACATTTGGGGTTGAATATATGCATGCTTTGAATGAGCGCGAAGATGGTTTCGACGGTGATTTGAATCGTATTATATTCTCAGCTAAATACGCTATTTAG
- a CDS encoding GrxA family glutaredoxin, protein MFVVIFGRPGCPYCVRAVELSEKLAAQSADFKFKYIDIHVEGITKADLSKSVGKTVETVPQIFIDEQPIGGCTEFEAYVRQNNLLK, encoded by the coding sequence ATGTTTGTAGTTATTTTTGGCCGCCCAGGTTGCCCATATTGTGTTAGAGCCGTTGAGTTATCAGAAAAGTTAGCGGCGCAAAGTGCGGATTTCAAATTTAAATATATTGATATTCATGTCGAAGGTATCACCAAAGCAGACTTATCAAAAAGTGTCGGCAAAACGGTTGAAACTGTTCCACAGATCTTCATTGACGAACAACCAATTGGTGGTTGCACTGAATTTGAAGCCTATGTTCGCCAAAACAATCTACTTAAATAA
- a CDS encoding DEAD/DEAH box helicase: protein MKDSSVKPAKITLRDYQQQSVDAAIAHFKQSQQSAVLVLPTGAGKSIVIAELARIANGNVLVLTHVKELVAQNAEKVGLLTQEANIYSAGLNQKKANGKTVVASVQSAARALTKFTQPFSLVIIDECHRVSNESTSQYQQLLIHLKAQNPNIKLLGLTATPYRLGLGWIYRVHYHGKVGNTDTAVFDKCIFELPMRPLINKGYLTKPIIFDGLSAQYDFGDLEPNDSGEYPQMAIDSLLNHQGRATTAIIKQVKQLAALRKGVLIFAATVRHANELMALLDKDAALITAKTPHNARDEIIQRFKAQDLKYIVNVAVLTTGFDAPHVDLIAILRPTASVSLFQQMIGRGLRLAADKTDCLIIDYAANGYDLFYPEVGQTKPNSKSVPVQVHCPVCQFANIFWGIVDGDGDIIEHYGRRCQGLISDNQQCDFRFRSKLCPDCGAENDIAARICNTCQSTLIDPDKRLKQVLNAQHHHLFKCEQMLLLEHDNKLLIQYIDIEGNDFKQTFNFSTPAQRKAFYAVFVLSHTRTPGLKHPQYNKVADVLADQSRFRKPDLLLLKKNKYRWDLVDAFFDYQGKYKIDMS from the coding sequence TTGAAAGACTCATCTGTTAAACCTGCAAAGATAACCCTACGTGATTACCAACAACAATCCGTAGATGCTGCTATTGCTCATTTTAAGCAAAGCCAACAATCAGCAGTATTGGTTCTTCCTACCGGTGCAGGCAAAAGTATCGTCATTGCCGAACTAGCTCGCATTGCTAATGGTAATGTACTGGTGCTAACTCACGTAAAGGAATTAGTCGCTCAAAATGCCGAAAAGGTAGGCTTACTGACACAAGAAGCAAATATCTATTCTGCCGGATTAAATCAAAAGAAAGCCAATGGTAAAACGGTAGTGGCCAGCGTTCAATCAGCGGCTCGTGCCCTCACAAAATTTACCCAACCCTTTTCATTAGTGATTATCGATGAATGTCATCGAGTGAGTAATGAGTCTACGAGCCAATATCAACAATTGCTTATTCATCTTAAAGCGCAAAATCCTAATATAAAATTACTTGGATTAACGGCAACGCCTTATCGTTTAGGTTTAGGCTGGATATACCGTGTGCATTACCATGGAAAAGTAGGCAATACTGACACCGCTGTTTTTGACAAGTGCATTTTTGAACTACCAATGCGGCCATTAATTAATAAAGGTTATCTTACTAAACCGATTATTTTTGACGGACTGAGTGCCCAATATGATTTTGGTGATCTGGAGCCAAATGACAGCGGAGAGTACCCTCAAATGGCAATAGACTCCTTGCTTAATCATCAAGGCCGCGCAACCACAGCAATTATCAAACAGGTGAAGCAACTTGCAGCACTGCGCAAAGGTGTATTGATTTTTGCTGCAACCGTTAGACATGCTAATGAATTGATGGCGCTTTTAGACAAAGATGCTGCGTTAATTACCGCTAAAACGCCCCATAACGCACGTGATGAGATTATTCAACGCTTTAAGGCCCAAGACCTGAAGTACATAGTCAACGTAGCAGTGCTCACTACAGGCTTCGATGCGCCACATGTTGACCTTATAGCGATATTAAGACCAACAGCGTCAGTGAGCCTATTCCAACAAATGATTGGTCGAGGTTTACGCTTAGCAGCGGATAAAACCGATTGTTTAATCATCGATTACGCCGCGAACGGTTATGACCTCTTTTATCCTGAAGTTGGCCAAACCAAGCCCAATAGTAAATCAGTGCCTGTTCAAGTGCATTGTCCTGTATGCCAATTTGCAAACATCTTTTGGGGGATAGTGGATGGGGATGGCGATATAATTGAGCATTATGGAAGACGCTGCCAAGGATTAATCAGTGACAACCAGCAATGTGACTTTAGATTCAGGTCAAAATTATGTCCCGACTGTGGAGCTGAAAATGATATAGCGGCACGTATCTGTAACACCTGCCAATCAACCTTAATTGATCCTGATAAACGCTTAAAGCAAGTACTTAACGCTCAGCATCACCATTTATTCAAATGTGAGCAAATGCTATTACTCGAGCACGACAACAAGTTACTTATTCAATATATTGATATTGAGGGTAATGATTTTAAGCAAACGTTTAACTTTTCGACACCAGCACAACGCAAAGCGTTTTATGCGGTATTTGTACTAAGCCACACTCGCACGCCAGGTCTTAAGCATCCTCAATATAATAAAGTAGCAGATGTATTGGCGGATCAAAGCCGATTTAGAAAACCTGATTTATTATTGCTAAAGAAAAACAAATATCGTTGGGATTTAGTTGACGCATTTTTTGACTATCAAGGCAAATATAAAATCGATATGAGTTAA
- the acs gene encoding acetate--CoA ligase, whose product MTPQSLYKVPSDIAENALVDNDQYKKMYQESIINPEGFWREHGKRIDWIKPYTKIKQTSFDDHNLSINWFYDGTLNASSNCLDRHLEEHGDKLAIIWEGDDANEQRKITYAQLHADVCKFANALRSQGVNKGDIVTIYMPMVPEAAVAMLACARIGAVHSVVFGGFSPDSIAARVIDGKSKVLITADEGVRGGRKIPLKRSVDEAISNPDVTCVEKVIVLKRTGGSIDWVEGRDVWWHSLMEVASEFCLPAEMNAEDPLFLLYTSGSTGNPKGVLHTTGGYMVYASMTHEYVFDYKADEVYWCTADVGWITGHSYMVYGPLANAATVLIHEGVPNHPTPARLGEMIDRHKVNILYTAPTLIRALMAEGKEQFSSYKGDSLRIMGSVGEPINPEAWRWYHEVIGHENCPIVDTWWQTETGGILISPLPGATDTKPGSATRPFFGVQPALVDNMGNIVEGTGEGNLVILDSWPGQMRTVYGDHDRFALTYFKTFRGMYFTGDGARRDEDGYYWITGRVDDVINVSGHRLGTAEVESALVSHELVAEAAVVGYPHDIKGQGIYAYVTLTRGIEPTEELRQELRQWVRKEIGALATPDLIQWASGLPKTRSGKIMRRFLRKIAANEVTNLGDSSTLADPAVIDTLIESRLNKTE is encoded by the coding sequence ATGACCCCGCAATCTCTTTACAAAGTTCCGAGTGACATTGCAGAAAACGCACTGGTTGATAACGATCAATATAAGAAAATGTACCAGGAGTCCATTATTAATCCAGAAGGTTTCTGGAGAGAACACGGCAAACGTATTGATTGGATCAAACCTTATACCAAAATCAAGCAAACGTCTTTTGATGATCATAACCTTTCAATCAATTGGTTTTATGATGGCACGCTCAATGCGTCTTCCAATTGCTTAGATCGCCACCTTGAAGAACATGGCGATAAACTAGCCATTATTTGGGAAGGTGACGATGCCAATGAGCAACGTAAAATTACTTACGCCCAATTACATGCCGATGTGTGTAAATTTGCTAACGCCCTTCGAAGCCAAGGTGTTAATAAAGGTGATATCGTCACCATATACATGCCTATGGTGCCTGAAGCGGCAGTCGCTATGCTTGCCTGTGCTCGCATTGGCGCGGTGCATTCAGTGGTGTTTGGTGGTTTCTCACCCGACTCGATTGCTGCAAGGGTGATTGACGGTAAATCAAAAGTCTTAATTACTGCCGACGAAGGTGTTCGCGGTGGCAGAAAAATTCCGTTAAAACGCAGTGTGGATGAAGCCATATCAAATCCAGATGTCACTTGCGTCGAAAAGGTCATAGTACTTAAGCGTACTGGTGGGAGCATCGATTGGGTTGAAGGCCGAGATGTCTGGTGGCACTCACTCATGGAAGTCGCTTCAGAATTCTGTCTACCCGCTGAAATGAATGCTGAAGATCCACTCTTTTTACTTTATACCTCAGGCTCTACTGGTAACCCTAAAGGTGTGCTGCATACTACCGGTGGTTATATGGTGTATGCCTCAATGACACACGAATATGTGTTTGACTATAAAGCAGACGAAGTATATTGGTGTACCGCAGATGTAGGTTGGATCACTGGTCATTCATATATGGTCTATGGACCATTAGCGAATGCCGCGACGGTATTAATTCATGAAGGTGTACCTAATCATCCAACTCCGGCTCGATTAGGTGAAATGATTGACCGTCATAAAGTCAATATTCTCTATACCGCGCCAACCCTAATTCGTGCACTAATGGCTGAGGGTAAAGAACAATTTAGCAGCTATAAAGGTGATTCATTACGCATTATGGGATCAGTGGGCGAACCCATCAATCCAGAAGCATGGCGTTGGTACCATGAGGTGATCGGTCATGAAAACTGCCCTATTGTCGACACTTGGTGGCAAACTGAAACGGGCGGTATTCTGATAAGTCCTCTACCAGGTGCTACAGACACCAAACCAGGTTCTGCAACTCGACCTTTCTTTGGTGTACAGCCTGCGCTAGTCGATAACATGGGTAATATTGTAGAAGGTACCGGTGAAGGTAACCTGGTTATCCTTGATTCGTGGCCAGGACAAATGCGCACCGTTTATGGTGACCATGATAGATTTGCCTTAACTTACTTTAAAACGTTCCGTGGCATGTATTTTACCGGTGATGGCGCGCGTCGTGATGAAGATGGCTACTATTGGATTACTGGTCGTGTTGATGATGTCATTAACGTATCTGGGCATCGCTTAGGTACTGCTGAAGTAGAAAGCGCGCTAGTGTCGCATGAGCTCGTTGCTGAAGCCGCTGTTGTGGGTTACCCGCATGACATTAAAGGCCAAGGTATTTACGCTTATGTCACCCTCACTCGTGGGATTGAGCCAACGGAAGAGTTGCGCCAAGAATTACGTCAATGGGTACGCAAAGAAATTGGCGCCCTTGCAACACCGGATCTTATTCAGTGGGCAAGCGGTTTACCGAAAACGCGTTCTGGCAAAATTATGCGCCGATTCCTTCGAAAAATTGCCGCTAATGAAGTGACCAACTTAGGTGATTCCTCTACTCTGGCGGATCCTGCTGTAATTGATACGTTAATTGAGTCACGCCTAAACAAAACTGAGTAA
- a CDS encoding PAS domain-containing hybrid sensor histidine kinase/response regulator: protein MNLTLIVAVIAVCYVSLLFILAWGAERWFSKINQKAQVWIYGLSLAVYCSSWSFLGTVGQSANDLWSFLPIFIGPILVFTLGFGMLRKMVVVSKAQNITSVADFIAARYGKSQLLAALVTLIALFGIMPYIALQLKAMVFSLNLFQPADNPLSPVAVPLLITMLLAIFAILFGTRKLDATEHNPGMMVAIAFESLVKLAAFISVGAVISFGVFDGFGDIWQQASDKALIQNSHIRLESFLPELFVGMAAFLCMPRQFHVMVVECGGEHILRKSRWIFPIYLVLFGLFVAPLALAGKVILGDSVSADTYVINLPLALDQPVLAVVALLGSLSAATGMVIVAVVTISVMVSNEWLVPFLLRTGQIREKNFSQFSKLLLNVRRLSIVVILGFGYLSYLLFTDRDSLSHLGMMSFGAFSQLAPALVGGLYWKHGNRAGVYLGLAVGFSLWCFILLQGAGEARVIGADSGLFNSITPNISDTLIALLANIFCYVLGSIWFRAGVAERIQASHFVKPWSSKQDAKKRQGPISQQDLLILASRFVSPTRAYESFSRFSADAVKSDSWYKTAPEELIAHTEHMLSGVLGASSASLVMDSVLQGRDLALDEVFHLVDEASSKIILSQDMLRGAIEHAYEGMSVVDRDLNLVAWNYRYVELYQYPEGFLQQGMPIADIVRFNALRGFCGTGDIENQVEVRVQHMRNGTPHTSERARQDGKVIKIQGNPMPDGGFVMTFTDITQYRLQEKALLEANETLESRVQERTYELALSNSELLEAKAQEELANASKTRFLAAVGHDLMQPLNAARLFTASLSQYPNLDLEARTTLTHVNSSLKTAGELLTDLLDISKLDSGMVEVNRRDFAIAEIINGLSIEFDAMAADSQISFSMVPCTATVNSDPSLLRRVLQNFLTNAYRYARGGKVLFGCRHRGDFIEIQVLDTGCGINEFDIQEIFKEFKRLNHPSSRNVSGLGLGLAIADRISKVLDHQIHVSSALGRGSIFSISVPIGETISQTSNKPLPTLLQPLAGIKVLCIDNEEAILAGLESLLSRWQCEVICAKDLADARIKLGLKGVAPDIMLADYHLDDDQNGIDAMNGIRSRYGEHLPGILITANTNKDLVEDVERQGYHYMAKMVKPAALRALISSLVKVGLPILAILLRLNITFKRILV, encoded by the coding sequence ATGAACTTAACCTTAATCGTTGCCGTGATTGCGGTGTGTTATGTGTCATTGCTGTTTATTTTGGCGTGGGGCGCTGAGAGGTGGTTTAGTAAAATAAACCAAAAAGCCCAAGTATGGATTTATGGGCTCAGTTTAGCTGTGTATTGTTCTTCCTGGAGCTTTTTAGGCACAGTTGGCCAGTCCGCCAATGATTTATGGTCTTTTTTACCTATTTTTATTGGCCCAATATTGGTGTTTACCCTTGGCTTTGGCATGTTACGAAAAATGGTGGTGGTGTCTAAAGCGCAAAACATTACTTCTGTTGCCGACTTTATTGCTGCCCGCTATGGTAAATCACAACTATTAGCGGCGTTGGTTACGCTAATTGCCTTGTTCGGCATCATGCCTTATATCGCGTTACAGCTTAAAGCCATGGTGTTTAGTCTTAATTTATTTCAACCTGCTGACAATCCGCTGAGTCCTGTCGCTGTGCCATTATTGATTACCATGTTATTGGCTATTTTTGCCATTTTATTTGGTACTCGTAAATTAGATGCTACTGAACATAATCCAGGAATGATGGTGGCGATTGCCTTTGAGTCACTGGTTAAACTGGCAGCCTTTATCTCTGTCGGTGCCGTGATTAGTTTTGGGGTCTTTGATGGCTTTGGTGATATTTGGCAACAAGCATCAGATAAAGCATTGATCCAAAATAGTCATATCCGTTTAGAGTCTTTCTTACCTGAATTATTTGTTGGTATGGCGGCGTTCTTATGTATGCCAAGGCAGTTTCATGTGATGGTAGTCGAGTGCGGTGGCGAGCATATTTTAAGAAAATCGCGATGGATATTTCCAATCTATTTAGTCTTATTTGGCTTGTTCGTTGCCCCATTGGCACTCGCCGGCAAGGTGATTTTAGGTGATTCAGTGTCAGCTGATACCTATGTGATTAATTTACCTTTAGCGCTTGATCAACCTGTATTAGCTGTTGTCGCATTACTGGGTAGTTTGTCTGCCGCGACGGGGATGGTGATAGTGGCGGTGGTGACTATTAGCGTGATGGTGAGTAATGAATGGTTGGTGCCATTTTTGTTGCGAACAGGTCAAATACGAGAAAAGAATTTTAGTCAGTTTTCTAAACTGTTATTAAATGTACGCCGTTTATCGATTGTGGTGATTTTAGGTTTTGGTTATTTAAGCTATTTGCTGTTTACCGACCGTGATTCACTTTCACATCTGGGGATGATGTCGTTTGGCGCATTCTCTCAATTAGCGCCTGCGTTAGTGGGGGGATTGTATTGGAAACACGGTAATCGAGCGGGAGTGTATCTAGGCCTTGCTGTTGGTTTTAGTCTTTGGTGTTTTATTTTACTTCAAGGTGCCGGTGAAGCCCGTGTGATTGGTGCAGACTCTGGTTTGTTCAATTCAATCACTCCCAATATTAGCGATACTTTGATTGCCTTATTAGCCAATATTTTTTGCTATGTGCTGGGTTCTATATGGTTTAGAGCGGGCGTTGCTGAGCGTATTCAAGCGAGTCACTTTGTCAAACCTTGGTCATCAAAGCAAGATGCTAAAAAACGCCAAGGGCCTATTTCACAACAAGATTTATTAATTTTGGCCAGTCGGTTTGTCAGTCCTACTCGTGCTTATGAAAGTTTTAGCCGTTTTTCGGCAGATGCGGTTAAAAGTGACAGTTGGTACAAAACGGCTCCAGAAGAGTTAATCGCTCATACGGAACACATGTTGTCGGGTGTGTTAGGCGCATCAAGTGCTTCACTGGTTATGGACTCTGTTTTACAAGGACGTGATTTGGCTCTTGATGAGGTATTCCATTTAGTGGATGAGGCCTCTTCTAAAATTATTTTAAGTCAAGATATGCTGCGAGGTGCAATTGAACACGCTTATGAAGGTATGAGTGTGGTTGATAGAGATCTTAATTTAGTTGCGTGGAATTATCGCTATGTTGAATTGTATCAATACCCAGAAGGCTTTTTACAACAAGGTATGCCAATAGCTGATATTGTGCGGTTTAATGCTCTGCGCGGTTTTTGTGGTACTGGAGACATTGAAAACCAAGTTGAAGTGCGGGTACAACATATGCGAAATGGCACTCCTCATACTTCTGAGCGTGCTCGCCAGGATGGTAAGGTTATAAAAATTCAAGGCAATCCTATGCCTGATGGTGGTTTTGTAATGACATTTACTGATATCACCCAATATCGTTTACAGGAAAAAGCTTTACTGGAAGCTAATGAAACTTTGGAAAGTCGGGTACAGGAGCGAACCTATGAACTGGCGTTATCAAACAGCGAGTTATTAGAGGCTAAAGCGCAAGAAGAGCTCGCCAATGCATCAAAAACGCGTTTTTTAGCCGCTGTTGGTCACGACTTAATGCAACCGTTAAATGCTGCAAGATTATTTACTGCATCATTATCGCAATATCCAAATCTCGATTTAGAAGCGCGTACCACATTGACTCATGTCAATAGTTCGCTGAAAACAGCTGGTGAGTTACTAACCGATTTACTCGATATTTCTAAGCTAGACTCTGGCATGGTAGAGGTTAACCGTCGTGATTTTGCGATTGCAGAGATCATTAACGGTTTATCCATTGAATTTGATGCTATGGCTGCCGATAGTCAAATTTCGTTTTCAATGGTGCCTTGTACTGCGACCGTTAACTCCGATCCTTCTTTATTGCGACGTGTGTTACAGAATTTTTTAACCAATGCTTATCGTTATGCTCGTGGCGGTAAAGTGTTATTTGGTTGCCGTCATCGAGGTGATTTTATTGAGATCCAAGTACTGGATACTGGCTGTGGAATTAATGAGTTTGATATACAAGAAATCTTTAAAGAGTTTAAACGTCTCAATCATCCTAGTAGCCGTAATGTCAGTGGTTTGGGGTTAGGGTTAGCGATTGCTGACAGGATCAGTAAGGTACTTGATCATCAAATACATGTGAGTTCGGCTTTAGGTCGCGGTTCGATATTCTCTATTTCTGTGCCCATAGGTGAAACCATCAGCCAAACAAGCAATAAACCTTTACCAACACTATTGCAGCCTTTAGCGGGAATTAAAGTGCTATGCATCGACAATGAAGAAGCCATTCTTGCGGGATTAGAATCATTATTAAGCCGTTGGCAATGTGAGGTTATTTGTGCCAAAGATCTTGCCGATGCACGGATTAAGTTAGGCCTTAAAGGGGTGGCACCAGACATTATGTTAGCTGATTATCACTTAGATGATGATCAAAACGGTATCGATGCCATGAATGGTATTCGCAGCCGTTATGGGGAGCATTTACCAGGGATATTAATTACAGCCAATACCAATAAAGATTTGGTTGAAGATGTCGAAAGGCAGGGTTATCACTACATGGCTAAAATGGTTAAACCTGCTGCATTGCGAGCGTTAATTTCGAGTCTAGTTAAAGTAGGTTTACCCATTTTGGCAATATTGCTGAGATTAAACATCACCTTTAAAAGGATATTAGTATGA
- a CDS encoding glutathione S-transferase family protein produces the protein MIVYGDSMSGNCYKVQLVLNLLGIEHVWQEMNIAKGETQTPEFLAKNPQGKIPLIELDDGSVLSESNAIIGYLAEGSMLIPTDAYNKAKMYQWMFFEQYSHEPYIAVARFIQLYLGLPEDRLAEYHSLHAKGHKALAAMEAELAKQLFLCGSQFTLADIALFAYTHVAHQGGFDLTHYPQINKWLLRIKQQASFVPMKR, from the coding sequence ATGATTGTGTATGGCGATAGCATGTCGGGTAATTGTTATAAGGTGCAGTTGGTGCTGAATCTGTTAGGTATTGAGCATGTATGGCAAGAAATGAATATCGCTAAAGGTGAAACGCAAACACCAGAGTTTTTAGCTAAAAATCCTCAAGGTAAAATACCGCTAATAGAACTCGATGATGGCAGCGTATTATCGGAGTCGAATGCAATTATCGGGTATCTTGCTGAGGGCTCTATGTTGATCCCAACCGATGCTTATAATAAAGCGAAAATGTATCAGTGGATGTTTTTTGAACAATACAGTCATGAGCCATATATTGCCGTTGCACGCTTTATTCAGTTGTATTTAGGATTACCTGAGGATCGCTTAGCTGAATATCACTCACTGCACGCTAAAGGCCATAAAGCGCTTGCGGCTATGGAAGCTGAACTAGCAAAGCAACTTTTTCTGTGTGGTTCGCAATTTACCTTAGCGGACATTGCTTTGTTCGCTTATACCCATGTTGCCCATCAAGGCGGTTTTGATTTAACCCATTACCCACAGATTAATAAATGGTTACTTCGCATAAAACAGCAAGCTAGCTTTGTGCCGATGAAGCGTTAA
- a CDS encoding LysE/ArgO family amino acid transporter — MATSALFQGLILGLGMIIPIGAQNSYILSQGIKRNHHFLAATICMLCDVLLIGLGIFGGGKLIASSEWLMLLIGWGGVTFLVVYAVLSFKSVWRNQYLVTTHIAAANSRKTIIGTTFAVTLLNPHVYLDTVMILGSVGGTFDGNEKWAFAIGTMLASILWFYTIAFGAAKLAPWLGTPKVQRVIDALVGTIMLFIAYSVFNTLTIIPIIE, encoded by the coding sequence ATGGCTACCTCTGCATTATTTCAAGGACTTATTCTCGGCTTAGGAATGATTATTCCTATTGGCGCACAAAACTCATACATATTAAGCCAAGGAATAAAACGCAATCATCATTTTCTCGCGGCGACAATTTGCATGTTGTGTGATGTGTTATTAATTGGCCTGGGCATTTTTGGCGGAGGAAAATTAATCGCCAGTAGTGAATGGTTAATGCTACTGATAGGTTGGGGAGGCGTCACTTTTTTAGTTGTTTATGCTGTTCTGTCGTTCAAAAGTGTGTGGAGAAATCAGTATCTCGTTACAACACACATTGCAGCGGCCAATAGCCGTAAAACAATTATCGGCACTACATTTGCTGTCACCTTGCTTAATCCTCATGTGTATTTAGATACAGTAATGATACTCGGTAGCGTGGGGGGCACTTTTGATGGCAACGAAAAATGGGCATTTGCTATTGGTACCATGCTGGCCTCAATACTGTGGTTTTACACCATAGCATTTGGTGCCGCTAAACTCGCACCTTGGTTAGGTACGCCTAAAGTTCAACGCGTGATTGATGCTCTAGTCGGCACTATTATGCTTTTTATCGCCTATTCAGTATTTAATACTTTAACAATAATACCAATAATCGAATAG
- a CDS encoding LysR family transcriptional regulator ArgP — MSNLDYKLLQALSCVIKEQSFERAAGVLCLTQSAVSQRIKQLEQHFAQPVLIRGQPIEATDLGKQLLKHYYQVVQLEADLLPSAMPHSPQTPLTLHIATNADSLATWLIPAIAPVIKSHLIEINLLIEGEDRTINRLKDGQAFGAISVQSSPIKGCQLARLGNVDYLLVASPEFSRHYFPNGISADSLRKAPGIAFDHKDNMHTRYIQQHFGLTQGEYPLHTVRSSDAFVTMAKHGAAYGLVPKTQIKPELASGELVHICKEHIITETLYWHHWILLKGVYKDVSDAIVAHAQAVLD; from the coding sequence ATGAGTAATCTTGATTATAAATTACTGCAAGCATTGAGCTGTGTGATTAAAGAGCAAAGTTTTGAGCGTGCGGCTGGCGTGTTGTGTTTAACACAATCGGCGGTGTCGCAACGAATAAAGCAGTTAGAACAACATTTTGCTCAACCAGTATTAATTAGAGGCCAGCCGATTGAAGCCACAGATTTAGGTAAGCAGCTATTAAAACACTATTACCAAGTTGTGCAGTTAGAAGCCGACTTACTTCCTAGCGCTATGCCGCATTCACCCCAAACACCGTTAACCTTGCATATTGCCACCAATGCAGACAGCTTAGCCACCTGGCTAATTCCGGCAATAGCCCCGGTGATTAAGTCACATTTAATAGAGATTAATCTGCTCATTGAAGGTGAAGACCGCACGATTAATAGGTTAAAGGATGGCCAAGCTTTTGGGGCTATTTCTGTGCAATCTTCACCTATTAAAGGTTGCCAATTGGCTCGGCTAGGAAATGTTGACTATCTGTTGGTTGCGTCACCTGAGTTTAGTCGTCATTACTTCCCTAACGGAATTAGTGCTGACAGTCTTAGAAAAGCACCGGGTATCGCTTTTGATCATAAAGACAATATGCACACACGATACATTCAACAGCATTTTGGACTCACGCAAGGTGAATATCCATTACATACTGTACGTTCATCAGATGCCTTTGTGACCATGGCCAAGCACGGTGCGGCATATGGCTTAGTGCCAAAAACGCAAATTAAACCGGAGCTGGCTTCAGGTGAGTTAGTGCATATATGTAAAGAGCATATCATCACTGAAACGCTTTACTGGCACCATTGGATTTTACTTAAAGGTGTTTATAAAGACGTTTCAGATGCGATTGTTGCCCACGCTCAAGCGGTATTAGATTAA